One segment of Fimbriiglobus ruber DNA contains the following:
- a CDS encoding type II secretion system F family protein, which translates to MPDFTYTALAKSGLKSTGTLTAGSEREAAAVLDSRGLFPLQISTAREAGGGRFQKGVSGRDLATFYGQLADLLHSGVPLLRALELLERQSPNKRLQGVLREVRLKVADGTGLAQAMALYPKAFDELAVSMVRAGQEGGFLEDVLKRIAVFVEHQNDMKSKVIGSLAYPIFLGFAGFAVVNILVIFFVPKFEQIFIKMKANGELPILTQGLLGLSHFMQSWKGMLAAVLVVTAVVWFRRWTRGAGRTWADGMKLRIPLFGKVFLSLSLSRFTRILGTMLHNGIPILRALTIAKDSTGNRVLAAAIEQSAENITAGQKLADPFRKCKYFPTDVVEMIAIAEEANSLEKVLIDIADSLEKRTGRNLDLMVKLLEPIMLLTMALAVLLVVLGLLMPVFNLGSTVGGEGG; encoded by the coding sequence ATGCCTGACTTTACCTATACCGCGCTCGCCAAGTCGGGCTTGAAGAGCACCGGGACACTCACCGCGGGCAGCGAGCGGGAAGCCGCCGCGGTCCTCGACTCCCGCGGGCTCTTCCCACTGCAGATCTCGACCGCCCGCGAGGCCGGTGGCGGCCGGTTCCAGAAAGGCGTCAGCGGCCGCGACCTCGCCACCTTCTACGGCCAGCTCGCGGACTTGCTCCACTCCGGCGTGCCCCTGCTCCGCGCACTGGAACTGCTCGAACGCCAGAGCCCGAACAAGCGGCTCCAGGGCGTCCTCCGCGAAGTCCGCCTGAAAGTCGCGGACGGGACCGGGCTCGCCCAGGCGATGGCCCTCTACCCGAAAGCGTTCGACGAACTGGCCGTCAGCATGGTCCGGGCCGGCCAGGAAGGCGGGTTCCTCGAAGACGTACTCAAGCGGATCGCGGTGTTCGTCGAACACCAGAACGACATGAAGTCGAAGGTGATCGGGTCGCTAGCGTACCCGATCTTTCTCGGCTTCGCCGGGTTCGCGGTGGTGAACATCCTGGTGATCTTCTTCGTTCCGAAGTTCGAGCAGATCTTCATCAAGATGAAGGCCAACGGCGAACTGCCGATCCTGACGCAAGGGTTGCTCGGCCTGAGCCACTTCATGCAGTCGTGGAAAGGCATGCTGGCGGCCGTCCTCGTCGTCACCGCCGTCGTTTGGTTCCGCCGCTGGACGAGGGGGGCGGGGCGAACGTGGGCGGACGGAATGAAACTCCGCATCCCGTTATTCGGCAAGGTGTTCCTCAGCCTCTCGTTGTCCCGGTTTACGCGCATTTTGGGAACGATGTTGCACAACGGTATCCCGATCCTGCGGGCGCTGACGATCGCCAAAGACTCGACCGGCAACCGCGTCCTCGCGGCCGCCATTGAGCAGTCCGCGGAGAACATCACCGCCGGTCAAAAGCTCGCCGACCCGTTCCGCAAGTGTAAATACTTCCCGACCGACGTGGTCGAGATGATCGCGATCGCCGAGGAAGCGAACAGCCTGGAAAAGGTTCTGATCGACATCGCGGACAGCCTGGAGAAGCGCACCGGGCGGAATCTGGACCTGATGGTCAAACTGCTCGAACCGATCATGCTACTGACGATGGCACTCGCTGTTCTTCTCGTCGTACTCGGGCTGCTGATGCCGGTGTTCAACCTGGGGAGTACGGTCGGCGGCGAAGGGGGATAA
- a CDS encoding DnaB-like helicase N-terminal domain-containing protein, with protein sequence MPSPEDRLLGGLLVGPTHWEAVAEEAVVGLEARNFGTEPNRILFETILSLRRDGIRVDLVSVHNRLRQEGRRDEAGGAGRLADLWMSACSPEDLLRLAAGIRGTYPESALRTPEKFTQITVPPVCEAPVLDVSFEFGANVSNFDNG encoded by the coding sequence GTGCCATCGCCAGAAGATCGTCTTCTTGGGGGGTTACTCGTCGGACCGACCCACTGGGAAGCGGTTGCCGAGGAGGCGGTGGTAGGCCTCGAAGCGCGGAACTTCGGAACCGAGCCCAACCGGATCTTGTTCGAGACCATTTTGAGTCTCCGCCGAGACGGCATTCGGGTCGACTTGGTTAGCGTTCACAATCGTCTCCGACAGGAAGGACGACGCGATGAGGCCGGTGGTGCTGGGCGATTAGCCGACCTATGGATGAGCGCTTGCAGTCCGGAGGATTTGCTCAGATTGGCCGCCGGGATTCGGGGCACCTACCCGGAGTCGGCTCTGCGGACGCCCGAGAAGTTCACGCAAATAACGGTGCCGCCGGTGTGTGAGGCACCCGTTTTGGATGTGTCTTTTGAATTCGGGGCGAACGTCTCGAATTTTGACAATGGCTGA
- a CDS encoding prepilin-type N-terminal cleavage/methylation domain-containing protein — MIVRQTARRLPARTRSAFTLLEVLVVVAILVILASVSTFATVSYLERAKRSEANLKMQKVETAAKAFYTQYSYWPSSPQDLVQMGPDGTAPFLEGGASAISDPWGAPFTLAEEQDSTGSIRVRIYSSGSGNQMAWPLR, encoded by the coding sequence ATGATCGTTCGCCAAACTGCACGCCGCCTGCCGGCCCGCACGCGATCCGCGTTCACGCTGCTCGAAGTGCTCGTCGTCGTGGCCATCCTCGTGATCCTCGCCAGCGTCTCGACGTTTGCCACCGTCAGCTATCTGGAACGGGCCAAGCGGAGCGAGGCCAACCTCAAGATGCAAAAAGTCGAAACGGCCGCGAAAGCGTTTTACACGCAATACAGTTACTGGCCGTCGTCGCCACAGGATCTGGTTCAGATGGGGCCGGATGGTACCGCCCCGTTCCTCGAAGGTGGCGCCAGCGCGATTTCCGACCCGTGGGGCGCGCCGTTTACGCTCGCGGAAGAACAAGATTCGACGGGGTCCATCCGCGTAAGAATCTATTCGTCTGGCAGCGGAAACCAAATGGCGTGGCCTCTTAGATAA
- a CDS encoding AAA family ATPase, protein MINKVSIRNYKCLRDVQIELERFTVFVGPNASGKSSILQAIDVLCRAFRSQNLNVDGELVQAMSRGSKDSIELAAVAGGQWYRYRTRSTATQIPHLGPPKKWLGEGRGIASNLDSNDWKQWNVGPSGGNPLPLSALLRLEASKLIQPYPAVNANSTDMASDGTGLHSALANMALNDPDSWQQLQTDLRRIIPTIRRLRHTKAAINQHAALLFDTLGADSLPANQVSEGTLLVLGLLTALHAPDRPSLVLLDDLDRGLHPRAQKELISLLRGLLDTNPDLQIIATTHSPYMLDCMETNEVRMTFLRDDGATVCADLVSHPKFEKWKDEMTPGEMWSLFGEKWLVEQGAAP, encoded by the coding sequence ATGATTAACAAGGTCTCGATCCGTAACTACAAGTGCCTCCGGGACGTTCAAATCGAGCTGGAGCGGTTCACCGTTTTCGTTGGCCCCAACGCTTCGGGCAAGTCGAGTATCCTGCAGGCGATTGACGTTCTGTGCCGAGCATTTCGTTCGCAAAATTTGAATGTTGACGGCGAATTAGTTCAAGCAATGAGTCGTGGGTCGAAAGATTCGATTGAGTTGGCTGCTGTGGCTGGAGGCCAATGGTATAGGTACCGTACCCGTTCCACGGCTACCCAAATCCCTCATTTGGGACCCCCAAAAAAATGGCTTGGGGAAGGGCGGGGGATTGCGTCCAACTTGGATTCAAACGATTGGAAACAGTGGAACGTCGGCCCAAGTGGCGGCAATCCGTTGCCGCTGTCGGCTTTACTCCGTTTGGAAGCATCCAAGCTTATTCAACCTTACCCTGCCGTCAACGCCAACAGTACAGATATGGCATCAGACGGAACTGGCCTGCATTCCGCTTTGGCGAATATGGCGCTGAACGACCCAGATTCCTGGCAGCAATTGCAGACCGACCTACGGCGGATTATTCCCACTATTCGTCGACTGAGGCACACTAAGGCTGCCATTAATCAGCACGCTGCTCTTCTGTTCGACACGCTGGGTGCTGATTCCCTACCCGCCAATCAAGTAAGCGAGGGCACATTGCTCGTTCTCGGTCTTCTGACCGCGCTCCACGCCCCGGACCGTCCGAGCCTCGTCCTGCTCGATGACCTGGATCGCGGTCTCCACCCCAGAGCCCAGAAGGAGTTGATCTCGCTGCTGCGGGGCTTGTTGGACACGAACCCCGATCTGCAAATCATCGCCACTACGCACTCGCCTTACATGCTCGATTGCATGGAGACGAACGAAGTCCGCATGACGTTCCTCCGCGACGACGGGGCCACGGTGTGCGCCGATCTTGTCAGTCATCCCAAATTTGAGAAATGGAAGGACGAGATGACGCCCGGCGAGATGTGGAGCCTGTTCGGGGAGAAGTGGCTCGTCGAGCAAGGGGCCGCTCCATGA
- a CDS encoding SH3 domain-containing protein: MSRRLLPLLVAGVLVSPAFAQPLTVPTAPKLRDPIASFNKGVENRLDAARARPEFADAAADIEDIWRKEERARTPEFALARGRAQFLAGDLPRAIRAFRDGLAIAPYDADLQHGLAACRAAVAYPAEADPAARVRPDPTTALCNRVTQTDLLVASVVASLLLAVGLARRFTTRDEWAVPVAAVGVVGLALVAAVAWQIERERQRDRERTVLVVKADAVLRTGNGLSFPPRIDAPLPRGAEVRALGHRGGWVQVELPGGAVGWVPEAAVLNVTE; encoded by the coding sequence ATGAGCCGGCGCCTGCTGCCCCTGTTGGTCGCCGGGGTACTGGTGTCGCCGGCGTTCGCCCAACCGCTGACGGTGCCGACCGCTCCGAAACTCCGTGATCCGATCGCGTCGTTTAACAAAGGCGTCGAAAACCGCCTCGACGCAGCCCGGGCGCGGCCCGAATTCGCGGACGCCGCGGCGGACATTGAGGACATCTGGCGGAAAGAGGAACGGGCCCGGACGCCCGAATTCGCGCTGGCCCGAGGTCGCGCACAGTTCCTGGCCGGGGATCTGCCCCGGGCGATCCGCGCGTTCCGCGACGGCCTCGCCATCGCGCCCTACGACGCGGACCTCCAACACGGGTTGGCCGCCTGCCGGGCGGCGGTCGCGTACCCGGCCGAGGCCGATCCCGCCGCCCGCGTCCGCCCGGACCCGACGACCGCCCTCTGCAACCGCGTCACGCAGACCGACTTGCTCGTCGCGTCGGTCGTCGCTTCGCTCCTGCTCGCTGTCGGCCTCGCGCGGCGGTTCACGACCCGCGACGAGTGGGCGGTGCCGGTCGCCGCGGTCGGAGTGGTCGGACTGGCGCTGGTCGCGGCCGTCGCGTGGCAGATCGAGCGCGAGCGGCAGCGCGACCGCGAGCGGACGGTGCTGGTGGTCAAGGCCGACGCGGTTCTGCGCACCGGCAACGGACTCTCTTTCCCGCCGCGGATCGACGCCCCGCTCCCACGGGGGGCGGAAGTACGGGCGCTGGGACATCGCGGTGGCTGGGTGCAAGTCGAACTGCCGGGCGGGGCTGTCGGTTGGGTACCTGAGGCGGCCGTGTTGAACGTGACGGAGTAG
- a CDS encoding prepilin-type N-terminal cleavage/methylation domain-containing protein codes for MIISARFGPAHRRRRPGLSLLEVLLALTIFLLSLAAIGGLVDYGAARGTAAQTQAMGVRLAQSKLAEVEAGSLPVSSGGSGTFDEDPNWNWSVEPGDMVATNVYSVTVRAWREIGGQKHEVSLTQMIFDPTMMGNATAAQPPATSSTGTTSSGSSSGSGTTTGGSGS; via the coding sequence GTGATCATTTCCGCGCGGTTCGGGCCGGCCCACAGGCGCCGCCGGCCCGGTCTCTCGCTCCTCGAAGTCCTCCTCGCGCTCACCATTTTCCTCCTCTCCTTGGCTGCGATCGGCGGGTTGGTCGACTACGGGGCCGCCCGCGGCACCGCCGCCCAGACCCAGGCCATGGGCGTCCGCCTCGCACAGTCCAAGCTCGCCGAGGTCGAAGCCGGCTCCCTGCCGGTGTCGTCCGGCGGCTCCGGCACGTTCGACGAAGACCCGAACTGGAACTGGTCCGTCGAACCCGGCGACATGGTCGCTACCAACGTCTACTCGGTCACGGTCCGGGCGTGGCGGGAGATCGGCGGCCAGAAGCACGAGGTGTCGCTGACCCAGATGATCTTCGACCCCACGATGATGGGGAACGCGACCGCCGCCCAGCCCCCGGCAACAAGCAGTACTGGTACAACCTCGAGCGGGTCGTCGTCCGGGTCCGGCACGACGACCGGCGGGAGTGGGTCATGA
- a CDS encoding DUF7683 domain-containing protein, which translates to MSKVLRFLRWYDSANETIVGEVELRGVDLPTLQQLVGAPPADLLYDCWPIPHARLPELAAFVEVPIASERRAYFLEANTES; encoded by the coding sequence GTGAGTAAAGTCTTGCGGTTCTTGCGATGGTACGACTCCGCCAACGAGACGATCGTCGGTGAAGTCGAATTGCGCGGGGTGGACCTGCCGACATTGCAACAACTTGTGGGCGCGCCACCAGCCGACCTGCTGTACGACTGCTGGCCTATCCCGCACGCGCGACTGCCCGAGTTGGCTGCGTTTGTTGAGGTGCCCATCGCGTCGGAGCGACGGGCTTACTTTCTGGAAGCAAACACAGAATCGTGA
- a CDS encoding GspE/PulE family protein — protein MMLIDALCDRGLLSKEDRGRATDALTASPGKPPHFALLEKGFIKEEPLYTVLADEFGMDFVDLAKINVDPAALVGIPQRLVHRRNLMPLSRENGSLVVATGDPYDPNAIDELQTVTGLHIRPVLGSPREISRLLKQHFGVGGDTVTALMEEQKKEEIELLEDIEADDSEMAKQAQEASVVKLVNQILVEAANERASDIHVEHEEGGVIRIRYRIDGLLQEQKLPPEINRFQAAIVSRLKIMARLNIAEKRLPQDGRIKMRVSGREIDVRVSIIPMVHGEGIVMRLLDKGRMVFNLKSIGFLPEIDKKFRQLIDRPHGIVIVTGPTGSGKSTTLYSALNEVKDESTKIITVEDPVEYQQPGICQIQTHAKIGLTFAAALRSILRHDPDVVLIGEMRDKETSEAAIQASLTGHMVFSTLHTNDAPSAFTRLIDMGVEPFLVASTVEGIMAQRLVRTICPDCKTQYPPLSEDVPPDFPKKHHEAAGAHVNGTPPEVLMLHKGAGCRACRQSGYRGRTGIHELLINSDAIRDMVVQRVNASVIRTIATKAGMTTLRQDGWLKVLNGSTTIDEVGRVTAGDIVQ, from the coding sequence ATGATGCTCATTGACGCGCTCTGCGACCGCGGGTTGCTGTCCAAAGAAGACCGCGGGCGGGCGACCGACGCTCTGACCGCCAGCCCGGGTAAGCCGCCGCACTTCGCACTGCTCGAAAAAGGGTTCATCAAGGAAGAGCCGCTCTACACCGTCCTCGCCGACGAGTTCGGCATGGACTTCGTCGACCTGGCGAAGATCAACGTCGACCCGGCCGCCCTCGTCGGCATCCCCCAGCGACTCGTCCACCGCCGGAACCTGATGCCACTGTCCCGCGAAAACGGGTCCCTCGTCGTCGCCACAGGCGATCCCTACGACCCGAACGCCATCGACGAGCTACAAACCGTCACCGGTTTGCACATCCGCCCCGTCCTCGGCAGCCCGCGGGAAATCTCCCGCCTGCTCAAGCAGCACTTCGGCGTCGGCGGCGACACCGTCACCGCCCTGATGGAGGAGCAGAAGAAAGAAGAGATCGAGCTGCTGGAGGACATCGAGGCCGACGATAGCGAAATGGCCAAGCAGGCCCAGGAGGCCTCGGTCGTCAAGCTGGTGAACCAGATCCTGGTCGAAGCCGCGAACGAGCGGGCGAGCGACATCCACGTCGAACACGAGGAAGGCGGCGTCATCCGCATCCGGTACCGGATCGACGGCCTGCTCCAGGAGCAGAAGCTGCCGCCCGAGATCAACCGCTTCCAGGCGGCGATCGTCAGCCGCCTCAAGATCATGGCCCGCTTGAACATCGCCGAAAAACGGCTGCCCCAGGACGGCCGGATCAAGATGCGGGTGTCCGGCCGCGAAATCGACGTCCGGGTGTCGATCATCCCGATGGTCCACGGGGAAGGGATCGTCATGCGGTTGCTCGACAAGGGCCGCATGGTGTTCAACCTCAAGAGCATCGGCTTCCTGCCCGAGATCGACAAGAAGTTCCGCCAGCTGATCGACCGCCCGCACGGCATCGTGATCGTCACCGGCCCGACCGGGTCCGGGAAGTCGACGACCCTCTACTCGGCTCTGAACGAGGTGAAGGACGAGTCGACCAAGATCATCACCGTGGAAGACCCGGTCGAATACCAACAGCCGGGCATCTGCCAGATTCAGACGCACGCGAAGATCGGCCTGACCTTCGCGGCCGCCCTGCGGAGCATCCTGCGGCACGACCCGGACGTCGTGCTGATCGGGGAAATGCGGGACAAGGAAACCAGCGAGGCGGCCATCCAGGCGTCGCTGACCGGGCACATGGTGTTCAGCACGCTGCACACGAACGACGCCCCGAGTGCGTTCACACGCCTCATCGACATGGGCGTCGAGCCATTCCTGGTCGCGTCCACGGTCGAAGGGATCATGGCCCAGCGGCTGGTGCGGACCATTTGCCCGGACTGCAAAACGCAGTATCCCCCGCTCTCCGAAGACGTTCCGCCCGACTTCCCGAAGAAGCACCACGAGGCCGCGGGCGCCCACGTGAACGGCACGCCGCCCGAGGTGTTGATGCTGCACAAGGGAGCCGGGTGCCGTGCGTGTCGCCAGTCCGGCTACCGCGGCCGGACCGGCATCCACGAACTGCTCATCAACAGCGACGCCATCCGGGACATGGTCGTCCAGCGGGTAAATGCCAGCGTCATCCGGACGATCGCGACCAAGGCCGGGATGACGACCCTCCGCCAGGACGGCTGGCTCAAAGTTCTGAACGGCAGCACCACGATCGACGAAGTCGGCCGCGTAACCGCGGGCGACATCGTCCAGTAG
- a CDS encoding pilus assembly FimT family protein — protein sequence MTIARRPHQVRRGYTLVELLAVMAISIILGAVSLPTLRAYTRDSKVKAGADTFRARIADARSAAVGQGRAYRVALSPDGSQVKVEPDDLDTVGTTPVDTNDADTPVIIEEGMPEHVTVEPVVDDGTQQVTDQSGWVRVATFLPDGTCREDHAIVRIREPGQSPIAIRIRGLTGTVAHATGQ from the coding sequence ATGACGATCGCCCGCCGCCCACACCAGGTTCGTCGCGGTTACACGCTGGTCGAGCTGTTGGCCGTGATGGCGATCAGCATCATTCTGGGCGCCGTCTCGCTCCCGACCCTTCGCGCCTACACCCGGGACAGTAAAGTAAAAGCCGGGGCCGACACCTTCCGCGCCCGGATCGCCGACGCGCGGTCCGCGGCGGTCGGACAGGGCCGGGCGTACCGGGTCGCCCTGTCGCCGGACGGGTCGCAGGTCAAGGTCGAGCCGGACGACCTCGACACCGTCGGGACCACGCCCGTCGACACGAACGACGCCGACACGCCGGTGATCATTGAGGAAGGGATGCCCGAACACGTGACCGTCGAGCCGGTCGTGGACGACGGCACCCAGCAGGTGACCGACCAGTCCGGGTGGGTCCGCGTGGCGACGTTCCTACCGGACGGGACGTGCCGCGAAGACCACGCCATCGTTCGTATCCGCGAACCCGGCCAGTCGCCGATCGCGATCCGCATCCGCGGGCTGACCGGCACCGTGGCCCATGCGACCGGCCAATAG